A region of the Burkholderia pyrrocinia genome:
GCGCCGCGCGACGATGCGCAGCGGCGGCGGCTCGTGCGTTTCTCGAACCGCGAGGTCGTCGTCGCGCTCGGGCTGGCCGGGTTCGTGAATCTCGCGATGGTGATGATGGCATCGTCGGCGTTCCACCGGAACGCGCCGGGCATGACCGACATCGGCGACGCGTATCACACGCTGATCCCGGTGCTCGGGCCGGCGGCCGGTGCGCTGTTTCTCGTCGCGCTGCTGACGTCCGGCGTGTCGAGTTCGGTGGTCGGCACGATGGCCGGGCAGGTCGTGATGCAGGGTTTCATCCGCCGTCGCATGTCGATATGGGTAAGGCGCGCGGTGACGATCGCGCCCGCGTTCGCGGTGGTCGCGCTCGGCTGCGACGTCACGCGCGCGATGGTGGCGAGCCAGGTCGTGCTGAGTTTCGTGCTGCCGATGCCGATGATCGCGCTGCTGATGCTGTCGGCGCGCAAGGACGTGATGGGCGCCTACGCGATGCGGATGCCGTTGCGGATCGTCGCCGGCGCGGCGACGATCGTGATCGTCGGGTTGAATGCGTATCTGGTGTGGGCGGCCTTCAATTGAACGGCAGCGGTGCGTGGCGACCGCAGGGGCGCCGCCTACTGCTGCATGTCCGGCGCTTCGCGAAGCCGCCAGATCGCGTTGCACTGCTGGCCGCCGAGGCTCGTCGAGCGCAGCGTGATGACGGTGCCGGCCGCGACCTGATACCAGAAATGCGCCATCAGCTCGGTGCCTTTGCGCTGCGCGTGCCCGTCGATCAGCACGTCGCACCGCAGCGGCGACGGCGAGCCGGACGGGTGCGTGATGTAGATGTTCAGGCGCGCAATGTCGCGTGTCGCGGTGAACACGATTTCGTGGTTTCCGCTGCCGACGAGCATCGTGCCGCCCGGTTCGTCGATGGCCTGGAGGTAGGCGCCCGGGCTGCCTTCGATCGCCGCGGCCGACACGGTCAACCCGGCCGATCGCACGTAGTCCGTCGCCGCGATGCGTGCGGCAATGGCATCGGACTGCGCCGGCGTGCCGTCCGACAGCGCGAATGGCGCACCGTCGCGCAGCGCGGCATCGACGTGGTTTGCGTAGTAGCGCCACCGGTCGATGAAGCGGATATCGCCGGTCATGTGCAGCGCGCGGATCGGCTCGCCCTGATACCGGAGCGTCGTGCTGCCGTCACTTGCATCGAACGATTCGTGAATGCCGTACTTGCTGACGAAGTTCTGGACCGGATCGAGCAGCGCCGTTTCGCCCTGTGCGCTCCACAGGTGCAGGAACGTCGTATCGATGCCGAAGCATTCCTGGAAATCGGTGCCGATGCGGACGATGCAGTCGCGCAGGTGATTCGCGTAGCGCGCCCATGCGTCGGCCGTTCCGGCAACGAGCCCGGCCTGCAGCGCGTTGCCGTGGCGGGCAGTGACTTCGTCGACGACGAGGCGCCAGTGATGGTCGCGCCGCTCGCCGATCAGCGGTGCGACGATGAACGTGCAGAACAGCGGGTCGGGACACACGTGGATCCGGTCGTCGCCGATCTGCGAGAACAGGTCGAAGCGCGGCGCACAGAACCAGATGTCGGCGTCGTACAGCGCGAGCTTGCGGATCTGCGGGTTGCGGGCGCAGTAGTCGGCGGCCTCGATGAAACGGCCGACCGGCAGCGCATACGCGCTCGACGCGTCGATCACGTCGACCGACTGGCTCGCGAGGATCTGCCGCTTGCGTTCGGACAGCCCGTAGCCGATCACCGCGATCCGCCCGTCGTAGCCGGTGTGCCGCAGCGACAGCAGGAACGGCACGAGCATTTCGTACCATGCGCGGTTGTTGTCGTTGATCGCCACGCAGACCGCGTGCTCGCTCGGAGGCATGTTCTCTTCCCGTTGCGCGCACCCGGGCGTGCGCGTCCTGTTCTCGTTGTTGAGTCGAATTCGGTGGCTTTCATCACCGCCGGGCGCGGCCGGCCCCGTGGCGTCGGCCATTGTAGATCGCCGGCGTCGCACGGCATAGCGCCGGCGCGGCGGACTGCGGCGATTACCCGCGCGCCGGCATGGCCGGCCGCGCGGGCAGCCGCGATTACTTCGCGAGCGTCCGGTATGACACGAGGTCGTTGATCGGCCCGATTTCCGGCCCGGTCGCACCGGGGCGCGTCGCGACCTGCACGACCTTCTCGAACATGATGATGAACGGCGAGTTCGCGAGCACGGCCTTCTGCAGCGCCTCGTAACGCTGCGCGCGCTTCGCGGGCGACGGCTCGACGAGCGCGGCCTCGGTGTCCTTCGTCAGTTGCGGAATATCCCAGCTATTGCGCCACGCGAGCATCTTGGTCGGCGACTGGTCCGAGTTGTCCGGATTCCACGCGAAGCCGCGCGCGTTGCTGTTCGGGTCCATGTAGTCGGGCGACCATTCGCCGATGAAGATGTCGTGCTGGCGCGCGCGATACTTGCCGATCGCCTGCTTCGCATCGCCGGGGATCAGCTTCACGCGGATGCCGCCCTGCGCGAAGTTGGCCTGCAGCGCCTGCGCGATCTCGAGGTACGGATAGTCGTTCGGCATGTCCATCGTCACGTCGAAGCCGTTCGGCAAGCCGGCCTTCGCGAGCAGCGCCTTCGCCTTCGCGACATCCTGCTTGTACGGCCGTGCGTTCAGCGTGCCGAGGAAGCCTTCGGGCAGGAAGGTTTCATGCACCTTGTAGGTCGTGCTGACGATGTTGCGCTGGATGCCGTCGTAGTCGACGAGCCATTTCATCGCTTGCTGCACGTCGGGCTTCGCGAGGTTCGGGTTCTTCGTGTTCAGGCTCAGGTACAGCAGCGCGGATACCGGCCACGATGCGACCTTGATCTTGCCGGCCTTCGTCAGCGCGGCGAGGCTGTCGGGGCTCAGGTTGCGCGCGGCGTCGGCGTCGCCGTTTTCCAGCAGCAGCCGCTGCGCGGACGCTTCGGGCACGTGGCGCAGCACGACGCGCTTCATCGGGTACGGCGTGCGGTACTTGTCGAAACGCTGCAGCACGATGCTTTCGTTCGGCGTCCACTTGACGAGCTGGTACGGGCCGGAGCCCGCGTCGTTGGTCCTGAGCCAGCCGCTGCCGAAATCGTTGCCCTGCTGGTGCGACAGCAGCAGCTTCTTGTCGAAGACCGATGCCGGGCATGCGCTCAGCACGTTGAGCACGAAGCTCGGTGCGTACTTGCGGTCGGTTTCGAGCACGACGGTCTGCGGGTCGATCGCGCGCACCTTCTGCATCACGTTCGCCTTCGTGAGGCCGAGATCGGCGAGCACGCCGGCCGGCCCCTTGTCGAGCAGGATGGTGCGCTGCAGCGACCACGCGACGTCGTCGGCGGTCACCGGGTTGCCGGAATGGAACGCGAGGCCGGGGCGCAGCTTGAACGTGTAGGTCACGCCGTCGGCGCCCACCGTCCACGATTGCGCGATCTGCCCGTTGAATTTCGTCGGGTCCTTCAGGTCGACGCGCACGAGCCGCTCGTAGGTGTTCGCGACGTACTCGGACGGCACCAGTTCGTAGATCCCGCTCGGGTCGAGGGTCGTGAATTCGCCGAGCTGCGTGGCGACGACGAAGATGCCGGGCGGCGTGGCAGCCTGCACCGGCAGCGCCGGAACAAGCGCGACGAGCGCGGCGCTGACGAACAGCCGGGACAGCAGGTGCTTCATGCGGGCTCCGTTGAAAGGGAATCGTGGGTGCGATTCTCTCATCGACGGCCGCCCGGATGAAAATATTCGGCGTGCGCGCGGTGGCGCACACGAGTGGGCCGGGCGGGCGCCCGGCGCCGGCAGGCGTCGGATCAGATCACGCAGCGCGCGATCGCGAAGCGCATCGCTTCCTCGGGCGGCTGGCTGCCCGAGCCGCGCACGACCTTGACGACCGAACCGTTGCCCGATGGCGTGAGCGTGACGAAGTACGAGTTCGAGCCGACGGAGATGTCGGTCACGCCGTTGTGCTGCGACTGCTCGGTGCCCGACAGGCGGCTGTCGAGGCAGTTGGCGATCGCGTGGGCCGGACGTTGCGACGACACGTAGATCATCGGCGCTGTGCCGGATGAGGCCGAATCGGACGAGGGAGCGGAACCGCAGGCGGCGAGCAGGGCGGTGGGAAGGAGCAGCAGGAATCGTTTCATGGTCGGTCGTCGAGTGTCTCGTATCGAGGCTGGGGCGCGGGGTAGGCGAAACGCGAAGCTTCGCGACGAAACCGCCCGGAATCGGGCCGTTTTTGACGGTCGATTACGGCAAGCGGCTGACGACGGAGTATACCCGCGGCATTTGACGCGGATGGAGCGTTGAAACGATTCGATACAACAACAAGCACCCGCTGCCGCGCGGCGGCAGCGGGCGTTTCAGGTGAAGGCGAATGGGCGCTTGCCGGTGTTGTCGATCTTATTGGCCGATCTTGTTGCCGACCGCATTTTCCTGCTGGTTCAGCACGTGCTGTTCGCTCTTGGTGATGTGGCTGTGATCCTGCACAGCCATGTCCCGCTCTTCCTGGCGGATCTTGCGGTCGTCACGGTGCAGGCGCGCGGCCTGTGCGTGCGACATCTCGCCTTCCTTCACTTCGTGATGGATGCGGCGATTCTGGTTTGCGAGGCGCTGGTTGACCTCTTCGCGGCGCGGATGCGCCTGCTGCCACGGCGTGTCGGCGAACGCGGTGCCGGTCAGCACCGACATCAGGGTGGCGGCAATCGCGAGATGGCGGGTAAGTGCTCGCATGGTGTTTTCTCCTGTCGTTGTGCGCCCGAATCGTGGGCGCTTGACGAAAAAACGCGGAGCGGGCACCGGCTGTTGACGTTTCGGCCTGTATCGATTGCAAGCGTTCGTTACGTCTGGCGTTTGCGGCGCGTGTCAGGTGAGCCGATAGGACCGGCAGGGCGTCACTTCCGCCGGCAGCGGCTCGCGGTTCAGTTCGAGCAGCGTGCGCTCGATCTGCCGCGTGATCGCATCGAGTGCGAGATGGTTCGGCCCGTCGCCGAACGGCTCGGCGATCGCATGTGCGATCGCGTCGAGCGCGATCAGCGTATACGCGACGAACACGGTGACGAACGGCGTCGCCGCGCCGATCGAGTCGACGAGGCCGAACGGCAGCAGCACGCAGTATGCATAGATGGTTCGATGCAGCAGCACGTCGTACGAGAACGGGATCGGCGTCGACGCGATGCGCTCGCAGCCGCTCACCATCGCGACGAGTTCGTCGAGGCGCGCGTCGAGCATCCACAGGCGCGTGTCGGCGAGGCGGCCCGCATCGGCGCGCGCGGCGAACGCTTCGCGCAGCCCGTGCACGATCGCGACCGGGCGAAACCGCGCGGCGGCGACCTGCGCATAAGTGCCGTCGTCGAGCAGCGCGCGCAGGTCCGCGGCCGGATCGGTGCCGCGCAGTTGATGCTTGAGCGCATAGACGAACGCGACGACCGTCCGCACGAACGTGCGCCGCGCGTCGTCGTCGTTATCGACCGCGCCGTAGCAGAGCGCCTGCGACACGAGCGTGCGCGTGGCGGTCAGCACGCCGCCCCACAGTTGCCGCGCCTCGCGGTAGCGGTCGTAGCTCGCGTTGTTGCGAAACCCCGCGAAGATCGCGAGCGTGAGCCCGATCAGCGTGAACGGCGTCGGGTTCAGCGGCACCTTCTCGCCGAGCACGCGGCCGCCGCCCCACACTGCGACGAGGCTGATCGCGAGCGTCAGCACGAGCTGCGGCAGGATGGTCGGCAGCACCGAGCCGTTCCAGACCAGCAGCATCCGCAGCCAGTGCTCGCGCGGACGAACGATCATCGTCGTGCTCCGTCAGGCGGCGATCGAGGCCGGCGCGGCCGCGCGATGCAGCAGCACGGGAACCGACTTCGACGTCGGCGTGTTGCACACGTCGCCGACGCTGTCGAGCGGCACGAGCGGGTTGGTTTCCGGGTAGTACGCGCCGATGCAGCCGCGCGGGATGTCGTACTCGACCAGCAGGAAGCCGTCCGCGCGTCGCTCGATGCCGTCGTGCCACACGGTTTCCATATCGACCCATTCGCCGGCCTTCAGGCCGAGCATCGCGAGATCGTCGCGGTTCGCGAACACCACGCGGCGCTGGCCGAACACGCCGCGATAGCGGTCGTCGAGCCCGTAGACGGTCGTGTTGTACTGGTCGTGCGAGCGCGTCGTCATCAGCGTCATCAGGCGTTCGCCGTGCTGTGCGCGGGCGCGCTGGATCGGCGTGTCGGTCGGCAGCGCGTGCGCGATGAAGTTCGCCTTGCCCGTGGGCGTGAGCCATTCGCGGTCGCGCGATGCGACGCGCAGGTGGAAGCCGCCCGGCCGCGCGATGCGCGTGTTGTAGTCGTAGAAGCCGTCGAGCGTCGCCTCGATCGCGTCGCGGATCTTCGCGTAGTCGTCCTTGTATGCGAGCCAGTCGATCTTGCCGCTGCCGAACAGCGCGTGGCCCATGTGCGCGACGATCGCGGGCTCCGACATCAGGTTCGGCGACGCCGGCTTGTTCATCCCGTACGACACGTGGACCATGCTCATCGAATCCTCGACCGTCACGCCTTGCGCGACGTTGTCCTGCAGGTCGATCTCGGTGCGGCCGAGCGTCGGCAGGATCAGCGCGTCGTGGCCGTGGATCAGGTGGCTGCGGTTCAGCTTCGTCGTGATGTGCACCGAGAGGTCGCAGCGGCGCATGCCTTCCCACGTGCGCGGCGTGTCGGGCGTCGCCATCGCGAAGTTGCCGCCGAGGCCGATCAGCACCTTCACGTGGCCTTCGAGCATCCCTTCGATCGTCTCGACGACGTCGTAGCCGTGGTGGCGCGGCGGTTCGAAATCGAACACGTGGCCGAGCCGGTCGAGGAACGCCTGGGTCGGCTTTTCCTCGATGCCGACCGTGCGGTTGCCCTGCACGTTCGAGTGGCCGCGCACCGGGCACAGGCCCGCGCCGGGGCGGCCGATGTTGCCGCGCATCAGCATCAGGTTGGTCAGCATCTGCACGGTCGCGACCGAATGCTTGTGCTGCGTGATGCCCATGCCCCACGTCGCGATCACGCGCTCGCTGCGCGCATAGAGCTGCGCGAGGCCGTCGATCTGCTCGTACGGCACGCCGCTTTCGG
Encoded here:
- a CDS encoding ABC transporter substrate-binding protein; the protein is MKHLLSRLFVSAALVALVPALPVQAATPPGIFVVATQLGEFTTLDPSGIYELVPSEYVANTYERLVRVDLKDPTKFNGQIAQSWTVGADGVTYTFKLRPGLAFHSGNPVTADDVAWSLQRTILLDKGPAGVLADLGLTKANVMQKVRAIDPQTVVLETDRKYAPSFVLNVLSACPASVFDKKLLLSHQQGNDFGSGWLRTNDAGSGPYQLVKWTPNESIVLQRFDKYRTPYPMKRVVLRHVPEASAQRLLLENGDADAARNLSPDSLAALTKAGKIKVASWPVSALLYLSLNTKNPNLAKPDVQQAMKWLVDYDGIQRNIVSTTYKVHETFLPEGFLGTLNARPYKQDVAKAKALLAKAGLPNGFDVTMDMPNDYPYLEIAQALQANFAQGGIRVKLIPGDAKQAIGKYRARQHDIFIGEWSPDYMDPNSNARGFAWNPDNSDQSPTKMLAWRNSWDIPQLTKDTEAALVEPSPAKRAQRYEALQKAVLANSPFIIMFEKVVQVATRPGATGPEIGPINDLVSYRTLAK
- a CDS encoding sugar ABC transporter ATPase, producing MKRFLLLLPTALLAACGSAPSSDSASSGTAPMIYVSSQRPAHAIANCLDSRLSGTEQSQHNGVTDISVGSNSYFVTLTPSGNGSVVKVVRGSGSQPPEEAMRFAIARCVI
- a CDS encoding bestrophin family protein, whose translation is MIVRPREHWLRMLLVWNGSVLPTILPQLVLTLAISLVAVWGGGRVLGEKVPLNPTPFTLIGLTLAIFAGFRNNASYDRYREARQLWGGVLTATRTLVSQALCYGAVDNDDDARRTFVRTVVAFVYALKHQLRGTDPAADLRALLDDGTYAQVAAARFRPVAIVHGLREAFAARADAGRLADTRLWMLDARLDELVAMVSGCERIASTPIPFSYDVLLHRTIYAYCVLLPFGLVDSIGAATPFVTVFVAYTLIALDAIAHAIAEPFGDGPNHLALDAITRQIERTLLELNREPLPAEVTPCRSYRLT
- a CDS encoding FdhF/YdeP family oxidoreductase, translated to MKKKSVTARIEPYTHPAAGWGALKAVTINLIKEKVAGGNYRTLLRQNQPDGFDCPGCAWPDRQHASTFEFCENGVKAVAAEATSKRVTPEFFAAHTVTELLEQSDFELEQHGRLTDPMVYDAHTDRYVPIAWDDAFELIARHLRALPDPNQAAFYTSGRASNEAAFLYQLLVRRYGTNNFPDCSNMCHEATSRGLPASVGVGKGTVTLDDFEHADTLLIFGQNPATNHPRMMGELRECAKRGATIVSINPLKERGLERFADPQSPLEMLTMSGTKIASTFIQPTIGGDFALIKGMAKRVLELDDAARAAGAQRVLDTAFIGEHTAGFDAFADDLRNESWSALTAESGVPYEQIDGLAQLYARSERVIATWGMGITQHKHSVATVQMLTNLMLMRGNIGRPGAGLCPVRGHSNVQGNRTVGIEEKPTQAFLDRLGHVFDFEPPRHHGYDVVETIEGMLEGHVKVLIGLGGNFAMATPDTPRTWEGMRRCDLSVHITTKLNRSHLIHGHDALILPTLGRTEIDLQDNVAQGVTVEDSMSMVHVSYGMNKPASPNLMSEPAIVAHMGHALFGSGKIDWLAYKDDYAKIRDAIEATLDGFYDYNTRIARPGGFHLRVASRDREWLTPTGKANFIAHALPTDTPIQRARAQHGERLMTLMTTRSHDQYNTTVYGLDDRYRGVFGQRRVVFANRDDLAMLGLKAGEWVDMETVWHDGIERRADGFLLVEYDIPRGCIGAYYPETNPLVPLDSVGDVCNTPTSKSVPVLLHRAAAPASIAA